From a single Chitinophaga sp. Cy-1792 genomic region:
- a CDS encoding TonB-dependent receptor, translating into MKILLATIILFASLPGMAQDTTHSRQLSEVTVTASKVPMKASETGKVLTILTRQYLDKNNGKTVADILNTQPGLVINGANNTPGSVQTVYMRGAGSGNTLILIDGMPVSDASQISGAFDLNFISTQEIERIEILRGAQSTLYGSDAVAGVINIITRKAGDKKFGATASLGYGSYNDKQAGINLHGHLDKFSYILGYKFEKTDGFSDATDTTGHANFDKDGFRQHTVFAKLGLEAGKRWNLQYLFNFSDYHHALDEGAFIDDRDYNGQFQYMLNTFSSTYKFKLGEWRLLYSYQQNKRHYLNDSGYIAPTGYTKYDDSHFSSYTHQVESYVNLDFTRQVRVIGGGVFMASRTGQDDYLIGNYPGATPYITNIPKDSAHANQVSAYASVLLRNMGGFNLDVGGRYNHHQLYGNNFTYSINPSYLLNDQHKFYVNVASGYKTPTLYQLYAPGYGNSGLSPEVTTSYEAGYQLYLHRANFRVTGFWRDTRDLIIFYSDPVTYAGQYRNANKQQASGLEAEFEVEIIRGLDFTANYSYTDGHITETATNGSKNTFYNLYRIPRNMGNATLGYQITSSLYASASYKYVGLRYDVSNPLGDYYTVDLYGEYKFGNLLKIFAGFRNITDYKYFDVTGYNSRGFNFNTGVIFNL; encoded by the coding sequence ATGAAAATACTTTTAGCAACCATCATCTTATTTGCATCCCTGCCAGGTATGGCGCAGGATACTACCCATAGCCGCCAGCTGTCGGAAGTTACGGTAACCGCTTCCAAAGTGCCAATGAAAGCCAGCGAAACAGGTAAAGTGCTGACCATCCTTACGCGACAGTATCTCGATAAAAATAATGGCAAAACGGTAGCAGATATACTGAATACACAGCCCGGGCTGGTGATTAACGGCGCCAATAATACACCGGGGTCCGTCCAGACAGTATATATGCGTGGCGCCGGCTCCGGTAATACACTGATTCTTATCGATGGGATGCCCGTTTCTGATGCCTCCCAGATTTCCGGTGCCTTTGACCTTAACTTCATCTCCACACAGGAGATAGAGCGTATTGAAATCCTCCGTGGTGCCCAATCTACGCTTTACGGCTCCGATGCCGTAGCTGGTGTGATCAATATCATTACCCGGAAAGCCGGCGATAAGAAATTCGGTGCCACTGCCTCACTGGGATACGGCAGCTATAATGATAAACAGGCTGGAATCAATCTACATGGGCATCTGGATAAATTCTCCTATATCCTCGGCTATAAATTTGAAAAAACAGACGGCTTCTCCGATGCCACCGATACCACCGGACATGCCAACTTCGACAAGGACGGATTCCGGCAGCATACCGTATTTGCCAAACTGGGACTGGAAGCCGGCAAAAGATGGAACCTGCAATACCTCTTTAATTTCAGCGACTATCACCATGCGCTGGATGAAGGCGCTTTCATTGATGACCGCGACTATAACGGCCAGTTCCAGTATATGCTCAATACCTTCAGCAGCACCTATAAATTCAAACTGGGAGAATGGCGCCTGTTGTATAGCTATCAGCAAAATAAAAGGCACTATCTGAACGATAGCGGCTATATAGCGCCAACCGGCTATACCAAATATGATGATTCACATTTTTCATCGTATACGCACCAGGTGGAAAGCTATGTAAACCTGGATTTCACCCGACAGGTACGTGTAATAGGTGGCGGTGTTTTTATGGCATCCCGTACCGGTCAGGATGATTATCTGATCGGAAACTATCCGGGTGCGACGCCATATATCACCAATATCCCCAAAGACAGCGCACATGCCAATCAGGTAAGTGCCTACGCATCCGTTTTGCTGCGTAACATGGGTGGATTCAACCTGGACGTTGGCGGTCGCTACAATCATCACCAGTTGTATGGTAATAATTTCACTTATTCCATCAACCCTTCGTATCTGCTGAACGACCAGCATAAGTTCTATGTCAATGTTGCATCCGGCTATAAGACACCTACCCTTTATCAACTATACGCGCCAGGTTATGGCAACAGCGGCCTTAGCCCGGAAGTGACCACCAGCTATGAGGCAGGTTACCAGCTGTACCTGCATCGTGCTAATTTCAGGGTTACTGGTTTTTGGAGAGATACCCGCGATCTGATCATATTTTATTCAGACCCCGTTACATATGCCGGACAGTATAGAAATGCCAATAAGCAACAGGCATCCGGATTAGAAGCAGAATTTGAGGTAGAGATTATCCGTGGGCTGGATTTTACGGCCAACTATAGCTATACAGATGGTCATATAACAGAGACGGCAACGAACGGTAGTAAAAACACCTTTTACAACCTCTACCGGATTCCCCGGAATATGGGAAATGCTACTTTGGGGTACCAGATCACCTCCTCACTTTATGCGAGCGCATCCTATAAATATGTAGGCCTGCGCTATGATGTAAGTAACCCGCTGGGAGATTATTACACCGTAGATCTTTATGGTGAGTATAAATTTGGTAACTTGCTTAAAATTTTCGCCGGTTTCCGAAATATTACAGATTATAAATATTTCGATGTGACAGGATATAATTCGAGAGGCTTTAATTTCAATACAGGAGTTATCTTTAACCTTTAA
- a CDS encoding DMT family transporter: MWKGILLVLIGACSFGILSTIVKLGYQHGLTLGEVCSVQAGFGMVALWFIHMISGATTYGLKNKDARTSFILGSSTGLVSITYYQAVQYIPASLGIILLMQFTWMSMMAEWLIYKKKPTGRQWLAVALILAGTFLAGGILNSSGASLNLKGLGFGLLAAFFYTIFIVVSGRVGRALTPVLKSAWIVTGAFIIITLIFPPLYLVNGRFTETGLWMWGIPLALFGTVLPPFLFSKGMPQTGVALGAILSAAELPVATIAATIFLHEHITTVQIIGIGIILGAIILANLRFGKARNAENEAGYSH; this comes from the coding sequence ATGTGGAAAGGCATATTGCTCGTGTTAATAGGCGCATGTAGCTTTGGAATATTATCAACAATCGTTAAACTCGGATATCAGCATGGCTTAACGCTGGGAGAAGTTTGCAGCGTACAGGCCGGCTTCGGAATGGTAGCACTCTGGTTCATTCATATGATCTCGGGTGCTACCACCTACGGACTTAAAAATAAAGATGCCAGGACATCCTTTATTCTTGGCAGTTCTACAGGACTGGTGAGTATTACGTATTACCAGGCTGTACAATATATCCCTGCGAGTCTGGGCATTATACTGCTGATGCAGTTTACCTGGATGAGCATGATGGCCGAATGGTTAATTTATAAGAAGAAGCCTACCGGGCGCCAATGGCTGGCGGTAGCGCTGATCCTCGCCGGAACTTTCCTGGCAGGGGGCATACTGAACAGCAGCGGGGCTTCCTTAAACTTAAAAGGCCTCGGATTCGGGCTGCTGGCGGCCTTCTTCTATACCATATTCATCGTGGTAAGCGGCCGTGTAGGCCGTGCGCTTACGCCGGTACTGAAAAGTGCCTGGATCGTTACCGGCGCTTTCATCATAATAACACTCATCTTTCCGCCACTTTATTTAGTAAATGGTCGTTTTACGGAAACCGGACTTTGGATGTGGGGAATACCACTGGCCTTATTCGGGACAGTGCTTCCCCCCTTCCTTTTCTCGAAAGGGATGCCGCAAACCGGCGTGGCATTAGGCGCCATACTCAGTGCTGCCGAGCTTCCGGTAGCCACTATCGCAGCTACCATCTTCCTACATGAACATATCACCACGGTGCAGATAATCGGTATCGGTATTATCCTGGGCGCCATTATACTGGCAAATCTCCGGTTCGGGAAGGCCCGGAATGCCGAAAACGAGGCCGGATATAGTCATTAA
- a CDS encoding DUF6580 family putative transport protein → MSLKNLNPQFGVLLLFILAAGVIRVVLGADANMSPIAMFSPLGAMALFGGSTFAKSWKAFVFPLLALFLSDVVLMQVFNKQYAQGLLYSGWYWTYLSFVLIVVVGQVMIKKIAVGNIVAASIVAAIVHWIVSDFGVWISGGTDMTTMQPYTKDMAGFISCYAQAIPYMRFFLAGTLIYSAVFFGGLALAYGKKLRTAQ, encoded by the coding sequence ATGTCTTTAAAGAATCTTAATCCGCAATTTGGTGTGCTTTTGCTGTTCATTCTGGCAGCAGGAGTAATCAGAGTTGTGTTGGGCGCAGATGCTAATATGTCGCCGATTGCAATGTTTTCACCTTTAGGAGCGATGGCGCTGTTTGGCGGCTCTACCTTCGCTAAAAGCTGGAAAGCATTTGTATTCCCTTTACTGGCGCTGTTTCTGAGTGATGTTGTACTGATGCAGGTGTTTAACAAACAATATGCACAGGGTCTGCTTTACAGTGGCTGGTACTGGACATACCTGAGCTTTGTACTGATTGTTGTTGTTGGCCAGGTAATGATTAAGAAAATTGCAGTTGGCAATATCGTAGCGGCTTCCATCGTAGCAGCTATCGTACATTGGATTGTTTCTGACTTTGGCGTTTGGATTTCCGGTGGTACAGACATGACTACCATGCAGCCTTACACCAAAGACATGGCAGGCTTTATCAGCTGCTATGCACAGGCAATTCCATACATGAGATTTTTCCTCGCCGGTACCCTGATCTATTCTGCCGTATTCTTCGGCGGACTGGCACTGGCTTATGGCAAAAAGCTGCGTACCGCGCAGTAA